GTTTTACAAGAGCCCAGGCCTGGCTGAGCTCTGTGTGTTGATATCGACTGCAACATGTGAGATGAAAAATTTGAAGTGTAAAAATTTGAAAACGTGATTAACCGTGTACAGGCCGTCCTTGCTATGAGTCcgagatatgttccaaaaaacggGGCCTTACAGCGAAAggacttaaagcggggaattttttcccagtggctGACTTCTATTTGCGCAAAGTGGTTTTTAATTTTTGTGAGGCTTAAGGGTGGGGAACGGGAGGATTTAAAACGCCTCGGTTCCTACAAGCGTCCACGGCTTTAGAGCGGAACGGATGTTTACGGggtgacttatagcagggatgccctgcaCCTGATGGAATTTCTGTGGGTTCCACGGTTCAGGGCCGCCGCGGCTCTGACGAGTGTAACGGGTGCTCGTAACTGATCAGTGTTGCTTGGTTACACTCATCCATCCCTAACGTGGCTGTGTGCACAAGTGCCGCAACTGCCGTGGTTCTGGTTACAGGACACCAGAGCACGTCGGCGGTGCCCTCTCTGTAGGTTGGATGGGATCCCTGGCGTTGTTAGTCAAAGGATCAGTGCATGGCACTGCAGTGCGAACTCCCCCGGCCCCGTGTGTTCAGAGTCAGACAGGGCGGCTGGCCCTCCTGCATGGCTCTGTGGCAGCGTGGCACGTGACGGCTGTGAAAGGACACGTGGCACGTGCGGCCTTCCCCCCGGCAGGTCTGTGTTGTGCCATAGGCCTGCCGGGACTCCTCGCGAACAGGTCGTCACAGGGCAGGGACACCCAGGCCTTAGAAGGCCACTTCCTGCTGGTCCAAGAGCCACTTCCCGAAAGCGAAGCCGCTCGCCCACATCTTTCTATGCTGGCGGTGACTGTAAGATCCCAGCCGGCCGCGTCCTCTGTCTGTTACAGTTCCAGGCCGCACGCCTGGGGCGCTAAACTGACTTAACTCCAGCTTAGGTGGCTGCTCTTCAGGGAGCTTTCGTGCTGGTGAGTAGAGTTAACTACGCCTCGTGACACCGAGTCAGTCTGCGGGCGCTCTATCCACTAGGTGACCCTGCCTCCCAGGAAGTTAGCTCTGTGCCCCCACGAATGTGAGTGTCCTCATGCCCTTCCCTTCTGACGCCCTCTGAACGtcaccctcctcttctcccttccccagaggAGTCCAACAAGAAGCATCCGTTCCCCTGCCCCACCACGTACCGGACAGCCCTGACCTATTACCTGGACATCACCAACCCGCCGCGCACCAACGTCCTGTACGAGCTAGCCCAGTACGCCACAGACCTCGGCGAGCAGGAGCACCTGCGCAAGATGGCGTCCTCCGCTGCCGAGGGGAAGGTGAGCCCGGCGCTGCGCCGGCGGGCGAGGAGGCCGCTGAGCAGGGATTCTCTCTCTGCGTGGGCCGCCAACGAGCTGTCTGGGAGAGCTCTGCCTCCCTCAGGACCCTGTTCCTGACACTGACTGCTCCCAGACCTGTCTCAGGAGGTGGCCCTGGGTAGATAAGTAGGGAGAAACCTCTTTGTGGACGCTCCTTCCCGAAGCCTGCCAGAGGCTGGCTTCTGTCTTGAGCTGTGAGGGTTTtatcctttttttggggggggggaggagggaatataaaatattttacgCTCTTCGTAACGTAACTGGGGCGGTGCTAATTGTCTGTCTGCATGCCCAAGGCCAATGATGGGTCAAGGCAAAGCAAGGGGGCGAGGTAGAAAACCGTACAGTAGGAAGTGTCCCGCAAACCTTGTCCTTAGCTTTGCCACTAGGTGAGTCGTTAAATCCCTGAATGTCCCCCAGCGGCAGCCAAGTGTCTTCAAACCCCTGGCAGAGCCTCGGGCAGCAGTGGGTAGACGGGAGGGACAAAGGGAAGGTTTGGGGATGggcagttttatttttctttcccaaACTGGCATTAGGAGCCTGAATCTCATTGACCTCCCATGAGGTTCAGGCACCCGAGTGCCTAAGTCACTTCTGAACTCGGGACTTCGGAGCCTACGTGTCATGGGTGGTTTTGAAAACTTGGCCCCTAATCTTTGTGGGTGCCATGTGGCGCCAGCTGACGGTGCACAGGCCCAACAGAGGCTTTACCGGTGGCTCTCCTTGGTCAGTAGGGGAGAGGCTGATGAAcctcagggccccgttgtgcttgGTCTGGGCCAGCAGCTCTCACCCTGTGGCAGTGACGGGGCAGGGGGTCGGCACCTGCCGGCATGGGGTGGGCGGAGCCATGCTCCGGGGGAGGAGTTAAAGGCTGTGAGCGCAGGTACCCCAGGGAGCGGCTTTGCTCCCATCTGCCCTGCAGAAgttacctcccccccccgtccctcttgGTGCAATCCCCAGGTATCCGCCATTGCttagcctcctgctgtgggccGCTGGCTCTGTGGCTCCCCTGCGCACCCTCTTTGTGCCAAAGGAAGGGCCGGGGCAAGGGACCCTGGTTACCGCCCTGCGGTAGAGTCAGCACTATGAAGCCACCTGTGTCTCACCTTCGCCTTGTCCTTCTGTCCACACCCTCTGCACCTAGACGCTGTACCTCAGCTGGGTTGTGGAGGCCCGGAGGAACATACTGGCCATCCTGCAGGACGTACCATCTCTGCGACCGCCCATCGACCACCTCTGCGAGCTGCTGCCCCGCCTGCAGGCCCGTTACTACTCCATCGCCTCCTCTTCCAAGGTGAGTCCTTTCCCTGGGCGCCAGGCCCCGGTGAGGCACTTACTTCCTCGGCGTGAGCTAGGCCGCTGGGCAATCCAGGAAGATTTGTCTCCGCATTCCAGCCCCCAGCCATCCTGAGACACCCCTGGACGGGTCTGGAGACTCCTCTAGGCCTGGCCTGAAGGGCTGGGAAGGGAATGGGGGGATTTTCCTAGAAGGAAACCGTCCAGTGCGCAggtggctccctgctggctgttgCGAGCAGCTAAACCGGATTTGGTCTGTCACACGTGGAATGCGGAATCCGTGGCAAAGGGAGTCTCCATCACAGCTATCGCCACGGTGCCCCGGGCTGCCTCGCTCTGCTCTCGCTGTGGTAGGGCCCGTGGCTTTGCAGCGAGGTGGATTCCGGATCCGTGCCGGGGGAGAGTGCTAGGAGCTGGGCCCGCCCCACCAAGCCGTGGGCAGGAGGCTCTCCAGCCAGCCGGGCTTGCCCGAGGGACCCTGTTTAAGCAGTGAACTGCTTTAGTGGGATTTGGCCTCCCTCCCTGATGCAGGGTATCACGTGAATGGTGCACATCTGTAACTCCCGGTGCCAATCTCAGCCTGCTTCCACTCCTGGTGCACGCCCTGCGGGCTCACGCAGCGATCCcatccccccgctccccccccggcctccagCCGCAAAAAGGTCTAGTCACGTCGCCAGCTGCAACAGAGAGAATGTGGGGCGCAGCAAAGCCTGCATCACTCCGCAGCTCAGCGAGTTCCTCGCTCTTCCTGCAGTGCGGGGGGAAGCGGGATCTGGCGCAGGATTCAGTCAGAGAGCCTGGTGCACCAGCacgctgctccctgccctaccctgccctggggaagggagagaccgTGATCAGCTTGCCAGGACTCCGGCGTtactccagcagggggcactacCAGGCAACTCTagcacagggctgggcgataGGTAGACCTTGCCAAATCCAGCCCGCCAGGAGCTTTGGCACGGAccccaaaatctttttatttacttgtttggTTTTTCTCCGTGTTCTCTGGAGTCGGGACCTTGGCTGTCCCTTGACACAGAAACGTGGCCCTCGACAAGGAAGGCCTCTTGTCCCGGGTGTGACGCCACGGCTGCTCTCCATGGTGTAGCAGCAGCACCTGTGGCATGGATCTCGGGAGCCTGACCGAGGCGCAGCAGCAGCAAAGGTGCCACAGCGTTGGCAGCAGCCGCTCGACGCCAAGGTCCCAAGCCGGCTTTATAGCCTGCTGCTGTTCCTGGAGCTAGATCCAAGCTCCTGCAGCAGTCGCGTGGGACAGTGCGCAAGGGGAGGGGGTATGAACTGTGCCTGTAGCAGGAGGTTGTTGGCGGTCCCGAGAGGCACGGGTCGGAGCAGATTGCAGAGCAGATCTCATAGACACCCTGCCCATCGGGTGCTGGTTCTTGCCCACGGACTCCCAGTGGGACTCCTTCACCCCCAGGGGCTGCCTGGAAGCCATCGCTGCCTTTCTCTACAGCTGGCGCCACTTGGCTTTTGCTGCAGGTTCACCCCCACTCCATCCACATCTGCGCCGTGGTGGTGGAATACGAGACCAAGACGGGCCGCCTGAACAGAGGGGTGGCCACCACCTGGCTGAAGAACAAGGTGCCCAGTGAGAACGGGCACAAGCTGACGGTGCCCATGTACGTCCGGAAGTCCCAGTTCCGGCTGCCATTCAAAGCCAGCACCCCGGTCATCATGATTGGGCCCGGCACCGGCATCGCCCCTTTCGTGGGCTTCGTTCAGGAGCGCGCTTGGCTGAAGCAGCAAGGTGAGTTGCCGGGGCAGCAGGGCCCTCGCCAgtgcctggagcagcagcacgTGGCTGGTCCACCTCATCGCTGCAGCGCCTGCTAGGACAGGCCCATGTTGGCTGCCAGAGGcgaggatcccccccccccccaacccctgtgGTGTGGCCTGTTGGGGTTTGAAAGTAGCTCTCCCAGGAGCGTGTGCGCGGCACCTGGGGAGGAGCAGTCTGCCCGGCCTTACGGCCGTGGCTCAGGGCACCCAGACGGGGGAGCAGCCGGGACGTCCCGTCAGTAGCTGGTTCGCGAgcgccggggccgggccgggctgacAGCTCCCCCGTTGGCTCGCAGGCAAGGAGGTGGGCGAGACGGTGCTGTACTACGGCTGTCGCCATGAAAATGAGGACTACCTGTACCGCGAGGAGCTGGCCCAGTTCCACAAGGAGGGAGCCCTGACCCAGCTCAACGTTGCTTTCTCCAGGGACCAAGCCCAGAAGGTGAGGCCCTGCTAAGAGCTCGCAGGCGGCGGGACTCCTGTGCTTGGGTGGGGGAAGCGGCAGGAGGAGAGGACCCTGGAGGTGCCAGCCCAGCTACGGCTCCTGCCGGGTCCTGCCAGCGGCTTCAGCCTCTGCCCTCGCTTCAGAGCCAGGCGGCCTCCCACCATCATCATGCTCCTGGCTGGGCATGATGGGGGAGGTGTCAGCCATGGGGAGCACCAGCCTGCTCTCCTGCTTGGCTTGAGAGCTtgtcctaccccccccccccccccccgcaccgggcAGGTGCCAGAGCGGCCAAGGCCCCCCCCTGTTGTCCCCTCTGCAGGGTtagtcccccccccatccccgccagAGGGCCCCGGGGAGCTCTGGAGGAAGCAGCCGGCTCACTGCTCGCAGAGCTGGGCGCAGGGTGGCCATGcggctcccttccccctgtgctgAACCCAGCTGGCTCTGTCCTGCCAGGTCTACGTTCAGCACCTGCTGAAGAGAAACAAGGAGGGGGTCTGGAGGCTGATCCACGAGGGGAACGCTCACATCTACGTGTGCGGGTAaggccagcccagctgccccggcTTCACGGGCTGCAGGGCAccgggcaggctgggctggggggtcaCTTGGGGCTCTTGTTGGCCCCTTTCCAGGAACCTTGAACCTCGATCTGGACTCGTGCTTTTAAACAGCCCCGGGGACTCATTGGTGCTCCATGTGTGAAACGGGAGGAGCCAAGCTCTTGACTCGCCCATGCATGGGGCCGGTGCTCcagagggggcggagccagcaGTGCCTATCCTGGCCTACGCTGGGAGCCCCAGTACCGTCACTGCACGGTGTCCGGGCGTGAGGCCGGCCGGCAGGTGGCACAGCCCAGAGgctggggtgctgggctgggacatgggagccctgggttctggccctggctctgcctgtgacTGTGGCCAGTCTCTTCCCTTCCTGCTCTCCGCCTGTAGATTATAAACCTCTATGTACAGCCCCCAACACAGCCACGACTTGGGCAGGTGAGAGAGCATGGCAGCATCCCTGGGGAAGGGCCTTaaggggggctgggaatggggagggtggggggtctTTCAGCAGCTCCCCAGGCaatgggctgctggctcaggcaGTGCCCCATCAGGCCTAGTGTTCTGGAGACACTTGCCTGAGGGGAGCACTGAACTCTACTGGGGAGAGCTTAGCTCTTACTGAAGCAATCTGAGtgccctggggagggagaggtggcCATTGCGGGTAATTGGGGTTCTCATTGTTGGCCCCCATTCCCggagctctgccacaggcttgcCCAATAGCCTTTGTCAAGACCCCTGCCCTCGCTCACCTCCGCACTCCGCTCCTGTCGTTGCAGCGACGCGCGCAACATGGCGCGGGACGTGCAGAACGCCTTCTACGAGATCGTGGCTGAGTTCGGGAGCATGACCCAGCCCCAGGCTGTGGACTATGTAAAGAAACTGATGACCAAGGGCCGCTACTCCTTGGACGTGTGGAGCTAAGCCGGGCTTCCGGCCGGGCGAGAGGAAGGTGCCCCAGCCACTGCAAGAATGTGCCACTGAAACTAAACTAACCCTTAGATCCCCTCCCTGGTAAtcgcccctctgtgccccccccacccctgctgacgAGAGCCTTGCAATGCCGAGGCAGAGGCTGCTGGAATCCCCTGGGGCTCGGGGAGAGCTCACCTTGGGAACTAAGAGACCAGGCCTTGATGCAAGGCCAGTGAATGGGGGGGTCTGTCCCCTCTGCTTGCCAGCCAAGCTGTGCTCCAGACCTGGCCCCTGCAGGCATTGGGGCTTTTACCAGTGCTGGGGAGGGCAGCGTATCACAGACTGGGCCTTTCTCCCTGGCCAGGCAGCAGGAGTGTTGGGGTTCTCCCAGGTCTCTCCCTTACCTCTTGCGACTTCCAGcacgagctgctggctggtcTCCTGGGCAAAGCAGGTCCGGTCCTGGTGGCCTGCAACCAGACCACGAGCCTGCCAAGCCTGGGCGCTGTGTGAGACTCCAGCCAgcccaccctgctgggaccctggtGGGGTCTGGCTAGGAGCCCACGGGTGTCCAGGGAGAGTTGGGCCAGAGACTTGTTCCTGAGCCTGCTTGGCCTGGCGTGTAGCTGGAACGCAGCTCTCCTCAGCCTGACGCCCATGGGCAGTAACCTTGGCAGGCGCAAGGCAGGGCCACCCAGCAGTGGCTTAACTCAAGTCCCAGCCCAGCGGGGCCTCGCTCTGGTTCCCCAGGCAGCACAGGGGCAGAACCATGGTGGGCTCGGGCCCTAACACACTCACTCACCTGCAGGGCCGAGCAAAGTGGCACCCAGGGCCGGGACTCGTCTCTGGTGCTGCGAGgggcctgtggggcaggggctgatgGGTGTGGCGATGGGGAAGCCTCCTGTGCAAGGGGCTGTGTCCCCAGCAGGAGGCCAGGTTGCCATCTGCCCtggcacgcggggggggggggggcgtgactGAGCAGTGAGGTGGCCTGACGCCTGTGGGCAGCTTGGCCAGGCTTTGGGCTCTTGGCTGCGCTGCCCGTCCGCCTGTCCAATGACTGTAAATAATGGTAGAGACGGTCCCCTTGGAATAAAGTAGGGTCTTTATTTTGCCTCCAGCTCAGTTGCCTCATTTCATTTCCGAGAGAAGTGGCCCCAGaggccagagcagcaggcagcccgAAGCAGCCCCACCACGACCTCTGTGCCAAGGGGGGTGGGAACAGCAGGCTCAAAGGGGATCCCCACCCTAGAGTTCCAGCAGCTAGTTTGGGAACCAGCTCCCTGACTTGGGCAAGTCAGTTCAGGGGTTGCTCCCTTCCCAGGGGCAGGCCAGTGGCACAGGCCACAAGAGGAAAGGGAGCCCAAGCGCATTGTGGCTCTACTCCCCAGGGGGCTCTACTGCTGCAGTCCCCATGCAGGcgggcccctccagcccagcagggctctggctggctggaaCGGCGGCTCAGCCCTGCTcaggctctccctgccctgcgcTCTGGCCTCCAGTGTAAAGGCTGTGGGAAAACAGGATGTAATTGCACTGTGAAAgaacctcgcccccccccccccccccccggggctacCTGCTAAGCTCTGGtctgcaccctggctgagcagccTGATGCTGGGGTATCCAGCTGTGCGTGGCTGACAgcagcaaggcagcagcagccagtgcacagCCCAGCCTTGCTGCTCCAGGGAGTGGCACTAGCAGGGGaaagcccagctgcagctgcccctgTGCATGCTCCAGGCCCAGCTCCCTCAGTGGTTACTTCTACTCTCCTCTTAAGAACCCAGCCCCATCTCCACATGGCCCTAGGCTGGCCCTCTTGGTGCAAGGCTGGGCTGGCTACCAGGGGCATTTTTCCCCAGTAGCAGGTGGTTTGCAAAGCAGAACAGCACTGAGGCTCTGCACAGAGcccttccctgccagcccccGTGGCGTCTCTTCCTCCTCCGGCTGCCTTTCAGCAGCGTAGCGAAGCAACCTTAAGCAACGCCCATTACCCCTCAGTACctctcgccccccctcccctccccgacaCCCCAGAGGATTAAGAGCAGCCAGGGTCAGAGAGCTCAGGGAGGGGATCTCCCCTGCCTCCCTTTATTTGGATGAGCTCCCTGTCAAAGGAGGCCCAGACATTCACACAGGTACAACAGCTCCCTCCAGGACACCTGCCCCAACCTGAAGCTCCTTGGCAGATGGCAGGATGCTGCTCCCCGGGGAAGCCAGCCCTGAGCACGTTCAGCCAAGTGCGCCAGAGCTCCAGCAGCTAAGCGACAGCCTAGCACCAGTGCTGCAATTTCCTTCCTTTgtagctgctcctgccccctgctactGCAAGTTGGGAGGTAGAAGGCTGGGAAATTAGGGTGCCCCACTTCCAGGAGCCTGGATGCATCCTGTGGACAAGAGGCTAGAACTGGCTGTTTCCAGTGGCAGAAGAGCCAGGCCTGCGGGAAGCCATGACATGACTGGAGAGCTCTGCTCGCCCAGCGGCCAttgggccaggcccagcccttCTCCCAGGGATGCGGCGGGAAGGAGCTTGCGGCCATGCAGCGGAGAGGGTGCCACAAGTGGGAGTTGCTGAGATGTTTGCTCTGCCAGGGACAGGGAGCATGGAACAAGGCCAGGCTGAGGGCTGTTCCCTACCCCTCAGGCCCGGCTGTGCTCCCgggggcacagagcaggagacGCTGTTCGCCCCTTGCTTGCAAAGGGAAGCGTGGAGCTAGTGTGGTGTTCGTGGTAGTGCTTTGGCCTGACCCCGTGAAAGGGGGCAGCTTAACCGCTGTGTGTGGAGGTAGCTGCGCTAGTCAGCCCATCTCTGGAGCAAAGGGGGAAGAGGGTAGAGTAGGACTGTAACTGCCTGGCCACAGTGCCCTCGGGGGAGACTGTCTGATCCTCGTGACTCCCCCCCGAAGGCAGCGTTGCCAGGGGTCAGGACTGGCTGTGAGCCTCGGCCTGCAGCTGCGCGAGTCACTGGGTCGCATGCATTCCCCTGAGAGGCGCTGGCTGGCCCGTCCCGCGGGGCCTGCCGGGGAGCAACAGGCGCATGCTCCAGGGTGAGGAGAGGCGGCCAGTACAGCCTGGTGTGCGGTGAGGGGACagcggggaagagggagagccCCTTCGTCTCAGCAGCGGCGCCTCGTCTCACTTGGCCTTGGCCTCTCGGTTCTGGCACTGGAATTTCTGGTGGACAACCCGCAGGGTGGTGAAGAAATTCCCCACGAAGAGGACAAAGAAGGGGAGTCCACACATGAGCACCTGAGAGTGGGACGGGAGACACGAATTAACGCAGAGCCAGCGAGGCCGCATGGGGCCAAGACCCTTCCTGCCTGGGGCTGGACTGAGCTCGTCCCTGCCTTTGCCCCTCAGCGCGGTCGGACGCCCCTAAGAGTGGTAGGAGGAAGCCAGGCAACCAGACTCCAGCTACAAGGGCCCCAGACAAGTCAGCAACAGCCCCAGCAAATCCTGCGATTTCCCTCTGGCCAGGGGAGTCTTGGGCAGCCATGCACTGACgtggctgctggggggaaggggctttccACAGCATCCTCTGCCACCCTGCACAACCTCCCTCCGCCGTCCCTTTGCCGAGCTGCTCGCTCACCTGCCACTCCTTGCACTGCGGGTGTCTGGCCAGCTGGAAGAGGGTGATCGCGTTGTAAAGCTGCAGGAACTCCAGGAAAGAGAAGGGATTGGGGAAGAGGGTCACCTTTGTGTGAGATGCGCCCCAGCACAGCCGGGGGTCAGGCCAGTCCCAGCAGCTGAGCCCCGGGCACTCAGCGCACCAGGACCCCACCCTGTTACCCAGGTGGGGTGGCTCCGCCTCTGCAAACCCCAACTCACTATGCAAGAGCCGGGGTCGTCGAGCCAGTGCAGGTAAAGGAGCCCAGGAGCCTTGCTTCGTGCACATCTCCACCCGCAGGGGCCAGCCGGGCGCCGTAGCGCACACGCTCCAGGTCCCCACAGTGGCAAGATGCCAGCTCTGCTCTCACCAACATGGCCCAGGCTCCCGCCTCTACTGGCGCCTGGCTGCTACCAGGCCGGCCATGACTCCAGCCCCCACATCTCTCATCAGGCGCCACGGCTGACGGGATAAGGAGCCAGCAAGCACCACTAGGGCCAGCTGGCTCCTGGCAAGGCCAGGCCCCTTGCCCAAGGCGGCCGGCGCACGCTCACCTGGCCAAAGAAGAGGAACGGCAGCAAGAACGTGAGGCCCCTCCACATCCAGGACTGGAAGCCCTCTGCAGCGAGGAGACAGAGCACAGGTCCTTCGAAAGCGCCCCAGGGACTTGGCCAGGCGGCTCCGTGCCTCACAACGCAGCAGCGCTGAGCAGGGGGCTTGCGTGCAGCCAGCACCAGCAGCCACGGACCCAAAGCAGGTGGAGCCCCCCTGGTGTTCCTGAGGAGCCCACCAGCGTGGCCAGGACAGCCAGCCGCTCTTGGGCAAGCAGCACCTTGGTACGTGTGGCACGCGGGGGAGTTAACAGGCTGCTCTCAGCTTCTTGCCCAAAGGAAACTGGTTTGCGGAAAATGTTGCTATTTCACAAGGAACCCAAGTCAGTCCACACCCATGGGGGCCagggcctcatgggagttgtagttccgcTGCCCTGCAGGGTGGCCAGACAACATCTCCCTTAATGCACCATTGCCAGGGCCCCTGCCCCGGTGCAGCAGCCAGGAGAGCGACAGGCTAAACAAGGACtcgggcagcagccccagggaggccaggataTGTGGG
The nucleotide sequence above comes from Pelodiscus sinensis isolate JC-2024 chromosome 21, ASM4963464v1, whole genome shotgun sequence. Encoded proteins:
- the POR gene encoding NADPH--cytochrome P450 reductase isoform X2 encodes the protein MGCLYSVPPEDQTLGRTTSARESSFVEKMKKTSRNIVVFYGSQTGTAEEFANRLSKDAHRYGMRGMAADPEEYDLSDLSRLSEIDNSLAVFCMATYGEGDPTDNAQDFYDWLQETDVDLTGLKFAVFGLGNKTYEHFNAMGKYVDKRLEQLGAQRIFEVGMGDDDGNLEEDFITWREQFWPAVCEHFGVEATGDESSIRQYELVVHTDINMNKVYTGEMGRLKSYESQKPPFDAKNPFLAPVTLNRKLNQAGERHLMHLELDISGSKIRYESGDHVAVYPANDTTLVNQIGEILGADLDTIMSLNNLDEESNKKHPFPCPTTYRTALTYYLDITNPPRTNVLYELAQYATDLGEQEHLRKMASSAAEGKTLYLSWVVEARRNILAILQDVPSLRPPIDHLCELLPRLQARYYSIASSSKVHPHSIHICAVVVEYETKTGRLNRGVATTWLKNKVPSENGHKLTVPMYVRKSQFRLPFKASTPVIMIGPGTGIAPFVGFVQERAWLKQQGKEVGETVLYYGCRHENEDYLYREELAQFHKEGALTQLNVAFSRDQAQKVYVQHLLKRNKEGVWRLIHEGNAHIYVCGDARNMARDVQNAFYEIVAEFGSMTQPQAVDYVKKLMTKGRYSLDVWS